The following proteins come from a genomic window of Lytechinus pictus isolate F3 Inbred chromosome 1, Lp3.0, whole genome shotgun sequence:
- the LOC129263933 gene encoding IgGFc-binding protein-like has product MKLALSPLDTTGKEFVFAFQSNFQNKRPDRLSLLIGANEPGLTRVQVEAPNFNWQQTVQIQHKQVRQVDLNPDIAARGAGPVNGTLIVRATKDISVHGLNSLTMTNDAFLAIPTHGLGEEYFVASYDPVPIEMSQFLITGIQADTAVKIVLQARLQHNSQWYSKGQTLTVNIGKYQSIQFQSQEDLTGTRITSTKPISVMSGASCTLVPTQVYRCDHLVEHLPPFNTWGKRFTLLPFSNRSGGFIFRIIAGRPSTTVHIMGNNVQLQFEGSFREFNQPASLKTTLQSDKPIMVVQYAKGMQKDNNGDPFMTLIPPVEQYMQKEITFGSFNQSGTDMLNMFAGVSFTSPALFTMSLNGKSSFEPEQGIPGTGISSTFTADSTIPLDNIRNILTNYEKDVHYMAIVYGFASGTSFGYPAAYQLRQITCTRPGRQGPEAEFECPDSHRRPRPTAPVVPVGPGSGGELGQEGCTSKGVVVLAAILPALIVFIIMVIILVFVLYRLRRKL; this is encoded by the exons ATGAAACTTGCATTGT ctCCTCTTGACACGACCGGTAAGGAATTCGTCTTCGCCTTCCAGAGTAACTTTCAGAATAAAAGACCAGACAGACTCTCGCTGCTAATAGGAGCCAACGAACCAGGTCTGACAAGGGTTCAAGTCGAAGCACCAAACTTCAATTGGCAACAGACGGTGCAAATACAACATAAACAG GTAAGGCAAGTGGATCTTAACCCAGATATTGCTGCTCGGGGGGCTGGGCCAGTCAATGGTACGCTTATCGTAAGAGCAACCAAGGATATATCAGTTCATGGCCTCAATTCGCTCACCATGACAAACGATGCTTTCTTGGCTATCCCAACTCATGGTCTTGGTGAAGAGTACTTTGTGGCATCTTACGACCCGGTGCCCATTGAGATGTCACAGTTCCTGATCACAGGCATCCAGGCCGATACAGCCGTGAAGATCGTTCTTCAGGCTAGGCTTCAACACAACTCACAATGGTACAGCAAAGGACAAACACTGACCGTCAATATTGGAAAGTATCAGTCCATCCAGTTTCAGAGCCAGGAAGATCTTACAGGAACCAGGATTACATCCACCAAGCCCATCAGCGTCATGTCTGGAGCTTCCTGCACTCTCGTCCCAACCCAAGTATACAGGTGTGACCATCTCGTAGAGCACCTGCCCCCATTCAACACTTGGGGCAAGCGATTTACCCTTTTGCCATTCTCTAACAGATCCGGTGGATTCATCTTCAGGATTATCGCTGGTCGTCCATCAACCACAGTACACATTATGGGAAATAACGTTCAGCTTCAGTTCGAAGGCAGCTTCAGGGAATTCAATCAGCCAGCTTCACTGAAGACCACTCTGCAATCAGATAAACCCATCATGGTTGTACAGTACGCCAAAGGAATGCAGAAGGATAATAATGGAGATCCCTTCATGACCCTCATCCCACCTGTCGAACAGTACATGCAGAAGGAGATCACCTTTGGTTCTTTCAATCAATCAGGTACAGACATGCTCAACATGTTTGCTGGAGTTTCCTTCACTTCACCAGCTCTTTTCACCATGAGTCTCAATGGAAAATCATCATTTGAACCTGAGCAAGGCATCCCAGGCACGGGTATCTCTTCAACTTTCACAGCCGACTC GACCATTCCTCTTGATAACATCCGAAACATTCTGACAAATTACGAGAAGGATGTTCATTACATGGCCATCGTTTACGGGTTTGCCAGCGGCACATCGTTCGGTTACCCAGCAGCCTACCAGCTCAGGCAAATCACATGTACAAGGCCTGGCAGGCAGG GCCCAGAAGCTGAGTTTGAGTGTCCAGACTCACACAGACGCCCCCGACCCACTGCACCTGTCGTACCCGTAGGCCCAGGCAGTGGAGGAGAATTAGGACAAGAAG GTTGTACGTCAAAGGGCGTCGTAGTTCTTGCCGCCATTCTTCCAGCCCTTATTGTATTTATCATAATGGTTATCATCCTTGTCTTCGTCCTCTACAG ATTGAGGAGAAAGCTTTGA